The Streptomyces sp. NBC_00459 DNA segment GCTGAACCGTCCGCCCGGGTGATGCGTCTTGAACCTGTGAGAAGCGGTGCGGCTAAATACCTGCGGATTGACGCCCGTGGGGCAACACTGGGTTCGAACCGATTTATCACAACGGGGAGCGGCCATGAGCAGTACTTCGAGCCGCAGGACAGACACCACAGCCATCTCACACTCCACGACAGAGCGAAAGATCCCATCAATGTGCCAGCACCAGCCACCGTGCCCGACAGCTCACTCCACCGACCGGGAGTCCGCCCGCCTCGTGGCGCACCACCCGGAACAGGGATGGAGCCTGCTGTGCAACGGCGTTCTCCTCTTCGAGGACACCGGTGAGCTCCTGCCCGACGGCCAGATCATCGCCCCGCACCGACCGGTGGTGATGACGGCTGCCTGACGGCCACGCACACGGACGAAGGGCAGCCTCCCGGCGTCAGGAGCGACTGCCCGAACAGCTGAACGGACGAAGAGGGGCCGGCCCGCAGACACCTGCTGCGAACCGGCCCCGACGCATGTCCGAGGGTGACTACTCCTCGTGATCCTGCCGTACCCCTCTGATCTGGTCTCACGCGGTGGAGCCGGAGTGCACGCTGACGGCATAGCCGCAGCCCGGGTGGTAGGGATCGCCGCTCCAGGTC contains these protein-coding regions:
- a CDS encoding DUF5999 family protein, encoding MCQHQPPCPTAHSTDRESARLVAHHPEQGWSLLCNGVLLFEDTGELLPDGQIIAPHRPVVMTAA